In Tachysurus vachellii isolate PV-2020 chromosome 12, HZAU_Pvac_v1, whole genome shotgun sequence, the following are encoded in one genomic region:
- the rilpl2 gene encoding RILP-like protein 2 isoform X2 has protein sequence MGDIHDGTPVSAFEKDPLELGVEDVYDISYVIGKDLLKINSGGHDVSDLQFKIVRVLEMFEIMVSKYNLSLEELRMERDNLKSELDRVVAGSHENSNNIIGSDKLVVDLKDPNRPRFTMQELKEVLQERNHLKAQLLVAQEELQLYQSGVLPQTQTNMVEVDLRTPYSVDPMQDGPTKENKEQHKDERSTIQKLFSFRRK, from the exons ATGGGAGATATTCATGACGGGACACCGGTTTCTGCCTTCGAGAAAGACCCACTGGAGCTTGGAGTTGAAGATGTTTATGACATTTCATACGTCATTGGCAAAgacttattaaaaataaacagtggcGGTCATGATGTCTCAGATTTACAATTCAAAATTGTCCGAGTGTTGGAAATGTTTGAAATAATGGTGAGCAAGTATAACCTGTCACTGGAGGAGCTCAGAATGGAGAGAGACAACTTGAAATCGGAACTGGACCGAGTTGTTGCAGGGTCACATGAAAACAGtaacaat ATAATTGGGTCTGACAAGCTGGTGGTAGATTTGAAGGACCCAAACCGACCACGATTCACAATGCAGGAGTTAAAGGAGGTTCTACAGGAGAGGAACCATCTTAAAGCACAGTTACTGGTGGCCCAAGAAGAGCTTCAACTCTATCAAAG TGGTGTTTTacctcaaacacaaacaaatatggTTGAAGTAGATCTGAGGACTCCTTACTCAGTCGACCCCATGCAAGATGGTCCTACAAAGGAGAACAAAGAACAACACAAAGACGAGAGGTCTACTATTCAAAAACT GTTCTCATTTAGAAGAAAATGA
- the rilpl2 gene encoding RILP-like protein 2 isoform X1 — protein sequence MGDIHDGTPVSAFEKDPLELGVEDVYDISYVIGKDLLKINSGGHDVSDLQFKIVRVLEMFEIMVSKYNLSLEELRMERDNLKSELDRVVAGSHENSNNQIIGSDKLVVDLKDPNRPRFTMQELKEVLQERNHLKAQLLVAQEELQLYQSGVLPQTQTNMVEVDLRTPYSVDPMQDGPTKENKEQHKDERSTIQKLFSFRRK from the exons ATGGGAGATATTCATGACGGGACACCGGTTTCTGCCTTCGAGAAAGACCCACTGGAGCTTGGAGTTGAAGATGTTTATGACATTTCATACGTCATTGGCAAAgacttattaaaaataaacagtggcGGTCATGATGTCTCAGATTTACAATTCAAAATTGTCCGAGTGTTGGAAATGTTTGAAATAATGGTGAGCAAGTATAACCTGTCACTGGAGGAGCTCAGAATGGAGAGAGACAACTTGAAATCGGAACTGGACCGAGTTGTTGCAGGGTCACATGAAAACAGtaacaat CAGATAATTGGGTCTGACAAGCTGGTGGTAGATTTGAAGGACCCAAACCGACCACGATTCACAATGCAGGAGTTAAAGGAGGTTCTACAGGAGAGGAACCATCTTAAAGCACAGTTACTGGTGGCCCAAGAAGAGCTTCAACTCTATCAAAG TGGTGTTTTacctcaaacacaaacaaatatggTTGAAGTAGATCTGAGGACTCCTTACTCAGTCGACCCCATGCAAGATGGTCCTACAAAGGAGAACAAAGAACAACACAAAGACGAGAGGTCTACTATTCAAAAACT GTTCTCATTTAGAAGAAAATGA